The Cydia splendana chromosome 2, ilCydSple1.2, whole genome shotgun sequence nucleotide sequence AAGGCCGAGGCCGGATTCTGGGCGTAGTCATTCCACATGGATACCCACTCTTCAACGGAGACCTggggataaaaaaaaacaatttaattctGCTTGAACGAAATAAATATCATATACTAAGGAAAAAATGACTAACATCTAGTGCacaaggctggaatcgaaccagcgtcctccgTTTACGCGACAgatgcctgaaccactcggccactcGGGTTCGGTGGAGGTGCACTCACTCTTAGATGGACTTATAGGTATACTGGATGAGCAGAATAGGACCTCTATATATCTGTTATATCAACCCATTCAATGTATTACGAATAAGTTACAGAATAATGCAGGTATGATTTTATTTCACATAAATCAGGTGTAAAAAGATTTCCATCTATTGAAATTACTATAACTCTCAGAATTCGCTCCCACAATTCGTGCCAACCCCGAATTTACATTTATTGAAATAGCTTTCACTCTCAAAATTCGTATTTACATAATCAAAAATGATTGCAGAATTTACTGCCATATAAATGCGGCGTGTATTTTAAAAGGCTTTAGTACTTATACTCTGAAATGGAGCTAAATTTGAAACTGGCATCAAAGGTATTTAAACGAAAATCTAGATCAAATTTGTCTATCTCaattttatatgtacctacttaaatcaaAATACAAAAAGCATCAAATAtggttgtttatttttaggtacagtcagcatcaaaagtaacggatcagactacgcgACTAAAGAAACTGTAAGTCTACAATATATTACTAAATGCAATTGTATCCAATGTAGCAATAcgagactgtttgtttctaaataaataaaataaataaataaaattatccaCCATTCTGTAACTgcttaacaaaaagagatacATATGTGTATGAAAATGATAAAAGTATATCAGGATAATCAAATCCAATAATTTACTAAGTCACCGACTCAAAAAACAATGCGGGATCCACAGGAAATTCGGAAAGAGGAAACAATCCCCAACCCATACAAATCTGATTACTATATCCACCACATGTGCCCGGTCAAACGTGATGGTCCTCATAAAACCTCCCGGGAACAATAAGGGAATTACTGGACAAAAATGTTAATACAGAGCCCAATTTATTTTAACAATGAATACGTGGTATAAAAGTGGACGACCGTTGATGTAGCACCGGGATGTAATCATGTTTAGAATGTTGATTAATTTTTGTACGCTTACAAAGCATAATAAAGGAATACAGTTTTGCTAATgggctaaaaaaataatgcagTATTTTCAGAAAATACATAGAACTGCCATTGGGCTGCTTTGTcactaaaatatcaaataacttTTAGTGCAGATGACGTCAAACTCAAACCACACATAGGTGAATTTAAATAAGGTTTTGTTcataaattaaacaatattGCCACTTGAAATGAGCAGCACATATATAAAGTATTTGACTGACATTGTCATTCAGATTAACAATAAATTGTCGTTGTGTTTGTTAAGTTGTTTTATTTTCACAATTATTTTCAAACTTGTTTTATTTACCACATCACCTGTGTGTTTAACATCACCTGTTCAAGAGGAGAGCGTGCCGATAGCCAGGTGCAGCACTGGTAGTTTGTACGGCAGTAGggtttggactttattgctaaatcaataagggtcgtaagaGATGATTTTTCTTTatgaactagagcataaaaaggaACTTTACGCCGCTTACACGCCACTCCGATATCAACTTTACTAgcatgaaaaatgaaaaaggaAATCTGTGTCGATATTTTACCTGTCCATCCCTGTTAGAATCAGCCCTCTTCCTAAGCCCATCCCAGATCTTGATCATAGTTTCGTGCGTCTCCGTGTGCTTCGGGTCTCCAGGCTTCCATCCTCGGAGGCTGCAGATTTTCTAAgaggtaaaataaaaattattacacgTTAGATTCCAGTTTTATTGTAAGGCTACTTTTTGGGTTAGAGGGTGGGATACATTTCTGGGAATTATTTTTCCTCACTTTTATCAGACACCCTTCGAATATCaactttaatatattttttagataATACCTAAAGCTTTTACATTAACTCCATTTGTAGCCCTGAAGGTTGAAAATAAATCCAATTACGTCTAAGCTCTAGGCTAAATACTGGAATGTCCGGGAAGTTCATCCTCTTAAATCTCCTCGGCGTATTACGTACAGTTTAAGACGAATGCGACCGAGAGCTGCCCCACTATTCAGTTCTATCACAGTGTACTGCAATGTAACAGTAACATgttggcccaaaaatacgttgtcAATGAATGtttaggaatatttttcttacttgcacgtcttttacaaaatgtcactaaaaatacaatacaatcatTTAGCTAAAATAAAACGtattattttgaaaatattttcctttagctttGATGCACAAACACAAaggtttgttaaaattatcaacttaTTTTTGGGTCATCCTGTAAATGGCAATGCTTTCTATATGTAACGTAAGTTACATAAGATATTGGTCAGAAATTGCACTTCGCCGAGAGGATTGGAAGGATAGAGGGGAGGTCTTTGTCCAGCTGTAGAACAATTTAtagatttataaaaaaacatgtaggtaagtatgtatgtgtatgCTGCCCCACTACGCGGTTGCCCAATGAAAAactacgagccccgatgcatatGTTTTCGTGTAGTCAGaccattttttgaggttctcgcgtttgtacaaaaataatgttttagttttaaaatccCTAAATTTTAATGGTTATACTaatgtagtttaattttatatggtaataatgtacaataactaaatccaaatacaagaTATACCGCATGtgctgaaagaaaaaaaaataacgatattttatttgacgagtacagacagacagatgtgAAAAGGGCTATTACTAGGGGAAGCAACACGGCTCTGCCAATATACTGTCAATTTTAGTTGGGATTTGGAAATTGTTGCGCGATAATACTGTAAACGATATGATGGATTTTCCAATGTGCAGTAACTTGTAACTTACAACCcttaattaacattaaaaataagCTCTTGTCGAAACAAATCTCATCTCCAAGTATCAATATATATACCAAAGTGTAGAATCTTAAACAGTTTGGAACATAATAGTATAAAACGGTAAAATACCATTAACTAGGTAAGTACTAAAACACCGTCGCTGTTTTATTATTTGTGATAGAGTATTATGCCAATTCTCTCAGAATCTTTGTATTAGGTCcgattgttaaataaaaatacattaaatcatTGCTGTTTGAAATATGTGTGCTGTTTTAAGACCGCGACCGAGATTTCCTACAAAGGCTGGAGATGGATCTACAGCACCCTTCAGTTTTAATGCTGTATTACCGGGAGTGGATCTTCAACCACTTTTGTTGAGTAAGTGCTTTAGTTATAGTACACGGACCTAACTAAAGCGGTTTTCTGATTTTAAAGTCTTTTAAGGTTTTTATTGGGCATTCAAGAAAAAATTTAACACTTCTGATAAAGCCGATATTTGGCATGATTACGTTTGATAAATTAGCTTTAAATTCGACGGCATAGTAATACACATTTCTGTAGGTTATTAAGGTAGCCGCTATACGCGTCACGTCTTCGGCAATGTAGCCTTTTTGCGAAATGCCCATTTTGATATGATCGGCCTCGCAGATTGGTTCGCTCGAAATGCAGTGCGAATAGTATTATTAGGCATCTCGCACACCGAGTCATGTTAATGCCGTATAATAACTaaatcaaaacaataaaaattataaaatcttatTATCACTCTAGTTGAGAAAATGCTTTAATTATAGATACAAGGCCTAACTATTATAACTGCGCTACGACAGGGGCTTTCTGCTACGCAGCGTAATATTGGGCTGGCCGTTAAATCAATTGCCAAGATGATTAATGACTAaaccctcttattcataaaactttacgggtctgatttagttaaattgtgTTGTATCTCTTTATTACGAATACACTAGtcgaaatgacagataaagacaaacgattcatagctaattcaggtcagtaacgcgtttatgaataacggcataatttgttaaaatactttctttctTACCTCTATAGCCAGCTCAAAGTCTTTCCTCTCTATCGTGCCACTTTGATTGACATCTGTaagaaaaataacaataaaaaaaagatatattGCTTAGCACAATTAAAACTGCACCGCAATAaaagttttgtttaaaaagtacaATCTTAATTACCAAAGAAGACATTAAAAACGTAGAGAAGTTTCTTCCGCCTGAATTCGGAGATGGACATTTTTTatctgaaacaaaagaaataaaactttagCAAATACTTTTCTTCCCGAAACAAACAGTAAAGCAAAAATAACCTCACTTTTGTAGAAATTATCAGAACAAGgaccataattgtttttttttttaagttttaagtaattattgttactCTAAATTTCACTATTCCTTCGAACATGTCTCAAGATCTCTTCACTCCTTACCCCATAACTAACTCAAGAACACTTTTAAAGATCATGTTTGGTCCACGTAGTAcataatacatacttacatattaaTATCGTATTTTTTTCCTCAAAAGTCCTCAGTTAAAATCTTCATCGACGTGATGAATTATCCAATGTTTTATAAACCGATTGGAAGTATAGTAGAGTGATTCCTTACTTAATAaacagaaatatattttttaaataacataatttaatttgttatctAAGTTATATCCCATTTTTCtttcaattaaaatattgtACATAGTTTGCAGCTCAAAATCTAGTAGCGTAGGACACACAATAGGAATGCATCCTCCCATCACAGTCAATAACTAGACACACAATGCTAGTAAAATCGCCCCCAGCCTCAATCTGTGGGAACAATCTACGCAGTATTGCAAGCCACAAGTTATTATTCTGGGGAATTGCCGTTAGATTGGTTGTGATAGACATTTTGGTTTTAAAATTGAAAggattttttatttcaaaaattgatttttaaagtCGTTATTTTATCGAACgtaactgttgtgagacatactaacattgaataattttatggtttagactctccgaaacatgtcgcgcgagtgacttaaaacaagtgagtctaaactcagcactaccattcattttactatggaaattgacaataacaccgacgcgttcgtactagtagtgcaccttaaaccgtaaaattatttaatcgttattttatgtatttatttaaataacaagttaatACATTTATCGCctttactatgttaaatctcgtCGGTCCACCAACGCGTGCTTCCATTGAAGCTCCTCGAAACCGAGCTCTTCGAGCAtctcgacttaaaatacgtaaaattaaatacgttttaacattaaatataatacgtttatattttatggaagttttgttattaaaattactaTATTCCCTGTAATATTATTCTCTGTATACATTATTACAGtaaattatttacttaatatttCACCGAGCCGTACTTATGTGACTTTTCTCGAGTCAAATGACTCTTGAAACTAATAAAATCAACAACGTACATTTACTGTGAGCTCAAATTTTGAACGTTAAAAAACACTTgtttcatttaaaataaaatgaacttTCAAATAATCTACGGATGAACAAAATccttataaaacaataaagatGTCAACGTTTTCACTTATAACGCTCGGTTAATCTCGGAttcctgtacggctaccaccagttttgacattgacagattaactcgcgtctacgtaaattactttctatacatctcgcttgcactaatatgcgagtacgagcgagatacatagaaagtaagttacttaaacgtgagtgaatatgtcaatgttaaaactggtggtagtgcttcaggTGAAACAAAGGATATTCTATGACAGTTATCCAATTTCGATTGTTTTAACATGaaccaaaatattaaaatatcaatatatCAAGTATAAAATTTTAGGAGCGAAATTGTTTTAGGCTTAAAATTCAATTTGTCCAACCCGGGCTAAGCTTTGGAATTATTGTAAAGTGCTTTTGGAATATTGGAAAATTGAACCAAAAATAAACGAGGATGTTCTAAAGAAATCCCGTACGTAATCAACGgattaagtataataatcaACGGGTTATTATCCTTAACATCCTGATATTTGATACAGAACAAGAAGAAAACTGGAAGTCTAAATAACGCCATTTAACTCATAATGATTAAATTtagaaagaaagaagaaagacaatattaaatttattcagAACGCGTACAATATTGCTTAAGACTATTAAAACACTTTTATGAATACAAAGCATAAACGCCACTGAAAAGGTCTTCTCTCCGCTTGATGTCAATTTACTTTTCAGGTATCTTGATGCGTATcctgattgtaataacaggttattaATTTTATCGGCATTTGTTATAGATAATTatgatgtgtcagtgtcatatGTGACAAACCTTCAACCAGAATCGTCACTTTTCTTCCGTGGAGACGAAACGAAAGATCAAGCGAAAGAGTCAGTATCAGTACGTAAAGTAAACTAACActagttaaattaaattgagatCAGAATAGgaatcatgtaggtacctacctatatgaacattttcagataatactataattgcataattacttAGTGGAAGAATGGAGAGGAGGCCTGTATCCGAAGACGAACGCTAGATGATGACGGATGAAAGATGAATAGATGGATAGAtactaggtacttaattaaataaCATTCACCTAGTACCTGTAAATAACagggataaaaataaaattatgatatTTTTAGAAATATCGCAATGCACTAAAACGTGACATTTTGAAAATTGTGTTATGATAATTTTATTCTGTCGTTGGCGGCCGATATAGCTGCTCTCAGAGATTCTTACCGCTGTACGACGTCATTTTATCGCGTCATATGCATGCAAAGTATTCATATAAATACCGACCGTGGTTACGAGGACAGCTAGGAATCAATGTAGTTACTCAAGGCCTCCTTTGAATACATTAGCCATTATCAACTTGCGTTATAACTAATACAGTGTTACAAAACAACCTTTTCTAAAGTCACATTTTTGAAAAAAGCAAATTTACATTACCTAGACACGAATATTTTTGCTATGTCACAAATATGCTTTCATTACTTTAGCTGCTAAATTAAAGCACCCAATCATCGTATTAGTGTATATCTATACTTTTCCACATAACACACTTGTTTGTTCGATTCAGACCAAATATTAATAGACACTAGGGTGATTGGttacttttttgtttgttattttaGGTCTAGGAAGGATAATATTGAAGGTTGTTTTGGCAACTTCTGTTAGCAGTCTCAGTTTATTGCtgatatttggttttatgattACTTTTGTAAGAAAAAGTTACAGACAATTTTTGCTCAGATATACGCAAACATTGCAAAATTTCTTACATTAGTTTCAATATCgtaacacagaataaataatagtactagttacagaagattcactctctaacaaaacgcgtctattacgattaggacagatatgaccgctaggtggcgcaagcgccacgcgcggcttatggatagacaccaaaattggtgtgcgacggatgtacttgtagcttgatgcgacgcgacgaaatcgcggagtgagccacgcctgaccgtaagtaggtaggtattttttgttgtttagtAACCCCGAAATCAGTAATCTgattaatagggaatattactgcaatgttctgtcaccagagtgcagcactaatttgtttagtaaaccatagagtaacttatacatactaggccttaaacagttttttgacaagttttcactatgacattgatgcgtcaaggcggtttgtttataggtggcctaccgcgaaacgcgaaaatcgaaatttctttatctgcctctctatcgatcgaatagtcagagtgatagaggcagaaaccgaactttcgattatcGTAtgtcacggtaggccatgtgattgacctagtgacgccctctaggCAGAGTTATGCGTacttaatattccctatttcttTAGCATGAAATGTAAAGTTGCACAGCatgatataatatatttcaattCTAAATGTAGATACTAAAAAAGAATCGTCGCCGTTCTCATAAATTTGTTCGAAGATTAACGAACTGAGAGAGAAGACAGCGCCAACACTAATCAAATTATGTTTCAAGTAAAAATGTGCTTTTTAATACAGAACAGTATCGTAACATTTTTAAGGAAAAATTCAACACGGGATTTAACTTATACATATAACTTAGGTTACGCTTGTTTTGTATAATtctgtatgtaggtatttatatatttttatcgcTCATGACAAGTCTTGATTTAACACTTGTCACTCTTGCTATGGCGATGGCGCGGTGTCAGAAAGTGACATAGGTAGTATCGTGACATATCGTATGCGATAAACGTGATCATAACACAACTGCAGAACTAATTTAGCCCGCTTTAATCATTGAACCTTTTCCAAATTctaagtaaggtaaacgtactagtgctcgacatgctaatgcccaatagatgacaccctgctgtcacctctattgacaatgacttaagtttcaagatgacatgtagtactgggaccgcgtcgagcatgTACCACCACCTTATGGCTTGACTTAAcccacataaaaaatatataattaatcaCTCTAAGGGCGCGGCCCCATTAGTGCGTTGCGTTGTTTCGTCGCTGcgaaattttacaaatatttttatgacgACGACGCGACGTAACACAACGTATTTACCAGAGGGGCCCCTCTCTAACTCTAATATAACTCTGCAGACAAATGAACGCAGAGGGaattataatgtaaaatcatGGAGATGGGTGTATCTCGTGGGAAAAGTTTATTATATTTCAGGCCTCCATAAATTAGCATTCTGAATGCTGCGAATAATGCGGCTAGATGCTAATTTCTCCAGGTTAAAGGTGCGAGTACCTATACAACCTTGTTAAATATGAATTGCGTGATATAGAATTGTAAATCGCTACTTATCCATACTAATAATATAAaagcgaaagtgtgtctgtctgtctgttacctcttcacacttaaaccgctgcaccgatttagatgacatttggtatagagataaaTAGTTTAGGTCCCAGggataggatagtttttaataACCATATTAATCATTATCATTCCACGCAAAAAAAATCGCGGGCAGACGctagtaaaaaaataactagAGAAGatgttttatttagaaattaagtattttgacatcactttttttttcttctaccTTGTACTGTACAGTTTATATGCCGCGTTTAAAGTCCAAAGTATGACAGAAAAAGTTAATTGTAGTAGGTAATATACCCAACCGTTTAATTTTCAACCCTACTTCGTATTCTAACGCCGTGGCAGTTTTTGCTGCTCTGTAGCTACTCGTATTAGCACCGTCAGAATGACTTTTTAGTACAATAGAGTTAATTTAAATTCACTCCCTGTGTTACCTACTAAAATTAAACGAAATAGTTGGGCTTAAATAATGTTTCGGTAAGtcaatgtttaaataaataaaaatgtatcttTTAAGCATTCTTTATTATAACGTTCTATATATTTCATTTCGTTGCGTTCCCTATGTAAGTATTAATTTCAACATTAATTTCAAGAACTTGTTACGTAACAACGTAGGCTATTATGTGATATCCATTTTAAATAGCTCAATTAAATCGTTGTTTGCGGCAAAATAAACGAGTCCAAATATTTCATGAATGCACTGGCattttacagaaaataaatacccCATTTTGCTTATTACGGCGGCCACTGCTAATTAGCGATGCTATTTATTCCACGGTTTGTGGCTCGCTTGTGACAATGTGGTTAGCGATGAGCAAAATATGTACGCCGTGTTAACACAAATCTACGTCATATAATGATACGTATATAAATAGTTACCGTAAAACTGCTAAACTATAGTCTTATGATCCAAAATTTCAATCCGTAATTAATTAATCTTCTTTTTGTTGCTGTCTGAGCTTTTTCATCAATTTATGAGTAGGTATACAAATATTTTGCCTTAGAAATGcgaaattaaaataatagtcaCTCCTGAATGAAGATATTTGAGTTAATTTTGGACCATAGTGAGTCCAGTTCTATATACAACTGTGATCCAGAATTTTTCTTCTTTTTGGTGTGTCTGAGTTTTTACTTCCATTTATACAAATATTCTTCACTGGAATTGCGAAATTCAAATAATAGTCACACCTAAACGAAGATATTTGAGTTAATGTTGGACCATTAGTTACGGACAAGTGTAGAACACACTTGTGGCTCTTTCCAAAGATTGTCTATGTAATGCTACTTAATATATCCTCCTGAGTCCCCCTTGTCATTATTAcagttttgaaattggaaccttaATCCCTTATAAAGGCCTCAGCTGCCGTCatagtctaaaaggcagtttttcgacattttgccaaaattgactttttgtgatattcgtaatgtagagatcgagatgcatcgaccactttggcccgttttccgataagtggcttagttttcgagaaaaatatagtaaaaagaccgtatttgcactaatggtcaaagcgttcctagtctaaaaagcgactatttgacaaagccaggctaaaacaacgtatatgcagctatacgtttttttacgctctggtttgcataaaatcttatccaccgtgtctagcctaaaataacgtataagccaaaaactaggctaaaaatacgtaaaagacgctatacgcgctttaagattaggatctttagcaaaattttagatctgatactagtctaaaaaatcgtataatatttttttttgtttaaatgtctcatacgtcatttaagcctagtatcacttaacttttttacgtcaccataatagtctttagaaaagtataaatgttatacgttcttcttattttgtatggacgtcgtattaaacgcaaacaaacttttataaaggttgaaagtgcgtctaactagtctataacgcagtatatgctccaaccttcgtcatgctccctgcgcgccgaaagacacccttatgctaagtaaaagccgtcagccgcaagcgcaggcttgtggctgccggtatgcgagcggaggtggcattttgcgcgcgaaatattgaccgaacgccaaagtaagaaaaatactttattattgcattaccatcatatgttatcaataatatgtagtgtttacaattagtaccttcgagtattatcatttttatcaaggtatatactttaaaattgcctcgcaaatacttacgctcgacagcaaatacgtctttctagcgtagtttgtgatggtgaaattgttcatacgtacttttctacagcaaacgttgtttacgttttattttttcattcgactgcttttatttaaataaaatcaaatttatattagagctaattgtatcgggtttaattccctataagccaagtaggtatttgacattacgaagagtttaaatcttaatgaaaaatgttttaaagggaaatttaatgaggaaaacttatggacaaaataacattttccgcctaagtatttagataaccaggacaaaggacctgggcatctttgtatggaacctgggtccatccaaaaaccaactgagagttatatacatatatatatgtcggagagttctcagttcggggcgaactactagtttaaatcAAACTTACTAAACATTTTAACCATGAGATAACGGAGATGATACACGCGTCTTGGGTGAGAGGCCATTGT carries:
- the LOC134806076 gene encoding calexcitin-1-like, encoding MSISEFRRKKLLYVFNVFFDVNQSGTIERKDFELAIEKICSLRGWKPGDPKHTETHETMIKIWDGLRKRADSNRDGQVSVEEWVSMWNDYAQNPASALKWQQLYSQFMFQLEDASADGSIDCDEFTTVCSSYGIDPQECKVAFSKMAKGKPNVYWEEFQELWKEYFSTEDPTAAGNFIFGRTSF